The sequence below is a genomic window from Candidatus Brocadiia bacterium.
GCCGTCCGGGAATTCCAGCGGACGGTCGTCGTAGTTATAGACCAGCACCTTCAGATAGCGATAACCGTTTTCGCGGTATCCCAGCTTGCCCTGCCGGGTTATCAGCTGGGCGGTGTTGAAATCGTAGATGTAGCCGGAGCCGAGCGAATTCCAGTAGACCTCGGTCTGGGGCGGGGTGCGTTTGTCCTTAGGCGCGGGCGGCACCAATTCGTCGGCGCCTAGCACTTCGACCCGGCGGTGGTAGTTCTCGCCGGTGGGCTTGAGCTCCATCCGGTAATTCGGCTGGCCGATACTGCCCGTATCGACTATCAGCTCGCCGGCCTTAAGAACGCTGTTGGCAGTCCGGCTGATGATTTTGATGTCGGCCAGGTAATATTCCTCGGCATCCTTGCTGAGCTTGCGGTGCACCGTAGCCCGGCTGACGTCGAAGGGGTTGGGCCCCTGCCCCATAATACTGACCTTGATGTAGCGGTAGTCGTTTTCCGGATACTCCATCGCGGTGTAAGCCGACTTGTAATCGTTGGTGGTGAAGTCGAAGATGTAGCAGTCGTTCCGGAGCATATACCAGGTCTGCTGGTCGTTGCTGGCCCGGAGCTCGACCCGGTTCCTGAAGTTCTGCTCCTTGGTCTCTATGCGCAGGCTGTTGTTGCGCCGCTGGGTGATGTCCTGGCCCAGGTCCATCGTAAAGACGGTCTGCTCGGCCGGCACGAAGGAACGGTTGAACATATTGGCTAAAACATCGGTTTCCTGCGCCGACTGGGCGTTAACGAAGACCTTGTAGGGCGTCTCCTGGAACTGGTTATTGATTATCCGCAAATCGGACAGGTCGCTTTTAGCGCCGGCGAATATTTCCCGGTCAACGGTTATGCCGGCATAACCGGCGGCGCCGCCACCCGGGTTTTCGACAGGCTTGCAATACTGCCAGTCCTTGACGTTGAACTCAGCCATCGCCCAGCCGGCAACCAGCATCAGGCATATCAATGATATTTTTTTAAGTGTGGTGTGTTTGAGCATAACTGACTCCTTGTTAATTTTGCAGGCGCTTATAAAACTTCTGGTACAAGAACGACACCCCGACCAGGATAATGCCCAGTATCATAAACGAGGTTATCCGGTATATCGGCTCCAGCCCGGCCATATCGAACAGGAAGACCTTAACGATGGTGACGCCAAACATGACAAAGGACAGCCAGCGGACCAGCGCCGATTTCCGGGCGATGCCGATGACCAACAGCGCCAGCGCGTAAACGGCCCATTCGACCGAAAGAGTCCGAAGCATCATCGATTCGGGCAACACCTTGCCGCAATAGCGGTACCAGGCCACGGTCTCCATAGTCATCATCCAGAATCCCAGGCCGACGCTGAGCACCAGCAAGAGCGGCACCATAACATTGCGTTCGGTCCGGGCCGGGGCGCGCCGCATATATATGTAAGCCGCGCCCAGATATCCAGCCAGGGCTATAAGGAAGGTGATGAATCGCTCGTTGATGATAGCCATGAAGCCGACGGCGTTGACGTTCATCGATTCGTATCCGGCCAGCCGGATGAATACCAGGAATACCAGAATCAGGATGCCGCCGACGCGGGTGGCCCAGGAACCGGTCTGGAAGCCTATCCATACCAGGCCGACGGCCTCAACTACCCAGGCGATGGTTATCCATTTGTGCGACAGCTGGATGGGCACGACCAGGGTCAGGAAGGTCAGGGCGATGCCCAACAGAATCAGCACCAGGTATTTGTCCTCTTTATTACGCATCTGGGCCAGACGGCCCAGGCCCATATAAACCCCGGTCATCAGCAGGGTGAATATGCCCATATAGGCCTCGTAATCTGACCAGAGCAGGCCCAGACTGGCGCCGTAATACAGGAACGGCACAAATATCAGCAAGAACAGGTCGCCGAAGCCGGTCTTCTTGCGATTAACGATATTATAGAAGAATGACAGGAAGGCAAATATCAGGAAGAACAGGGACATGAATAACTCGGTCCGGGGCAGTTTCTCAATATGGTAATGCTGGGCGGCCCAGCCGATGAACAGACCGATGGTGAAGAAAAATGCCAGGTAATCCAGAAACTTCCAGCGCTTGAAATAGGCCGTGGCCAGGATGCCGATGTCAAGAATGGCGATGTAGGAAAACAGGGCAATCTGGTTATCGATGCCGGTGGAAAGCATTATCGGGGTCAGGAATCCGCCGATAAGAGCCAGCACGGCGATGGGCGCGGCCGAATACCGGACCGACAGGATTATGCCTATGAGCGTGACCAGTATCATGAATCCGAAGGCCGGCCTCTGCCCTATCAAGCCGTAGAAGGAGAATGCCGCAAAGACGGACAGGTAAAGTATGGCCAGCCCGCCGCCCATCAATCCGAAGGCCGGCCCGCGGAACTTGCGTAATACCGCGAAGTGGCCGATGGTTATCAGTCCCAACCCGCCGATGATGCCCAGTACCACCCGGCCGGTCTCGCCTATCCATTTATTGTCGAAGGCGTATTTGAGGAAGAACCCGGCGCCGATAATCAGGGCGAAGATGCCTATCCAGTTGGCGTACTTCATTCCGATTTTGGTTTCGATGCTATCGCCGGCCGGCTTGGGCTCGGCTGTAACCGTGGTCGGCTGTGATTCCATAACCTTGGCTACGACCGTTTCCACTTGGGCTTGTTCCGCCGGCTCAGGCGCTTTTTCGATGCCCAGTTGTTTTTCTATCCGGGCCAGGCGCTCGGCCAGCTCGTCAATCCGATGGGACAGGTTTTCATCAAAGGGTTTGTCTGCCATATGCGGGTAATTTATTACCGAATGAGGTAATTGTCAACGAAATATAACCATATTTGACTGGGATTAAACTTATTGTCCCGACGGAATAGTCGGGATAACGTGGCAGATAACTCGCTTCGCTCGAACTGTCACTAACGAGCTTATTTAGCGTCTGCAGAACTGCCGCTGATACCGGCCGAGACGATGAACTTCATCACCTCCGGGCCGTTCTTGTTTATGGGCGTGACCTGGTCTTTGCAGACTATTATCAGGTTGCCGGCGAAGTTATATGCCTGGGGCACATAGACCGCGACGTGGTCCTTAAGGTCCAACCCTGCCTGTCCCGTTGGGCGGGACGCAGACAGGCCCAGCTCGGCCAGGTCGTCACGGGTGATAAAGCCTAATACTCTAACACTTGACTCAGAAGATAAAGATACCAGCACCGGGCGGTCAAACATCTTCTTTTCTCCGGTAAAGGCGCCGGTCAGGTCCTTGATGGATGTATATATCAGTTTTATCAGTGGGATGTGCTTGAAGGCCCTGTCAATCAGGTTCAATATGCTCCCGGCAAAAATGCCCGAAAGCAAATACCCCACCGCCGTGACCAGCAGAATGGTGGCTACAAACCCAACACCGGGCAGAGGGATATGCAAAAGGCCATCAACCCAGTTAAAGACCAGATAGAGCACGTAAACCGTAGCGGCTATCGGGACGATGAACAACAGGCCTTTGATAAAGTAACCGAGCATTTTTTTCATAGGTTTACCTTTACCACAAAGACACTAAGGACACAAAGAATAATTTACCTTCGTGCTCTTTGTGCCTTTGTGGTTAATTATTACTCTTTAAGCGCCGCATGCGCCGCCGCCAGCCGGGCGATAGGCACGCGGTAAGGCGAAGCGCTGACGTAATCCAGTCCGACCTTATGGCAGAAATGGATGGATTGCGGGTCGCCGCCGTGTTCGCCGCATATGCCGATGCGGATGCCCTTACGGGCTTTGCGGCCCTTGGCCGCGGCCATAGCTATCAACTGGCCGACGCCGTCTTCGTCTATGCTGACGAACGGGTCGTAAGGAAGTATTTTATTGGCTACGTAGTATTTGATGAACCGGCCGGCGTCGTCGCGCGAGAAACCGAAGGTCATCTGAGTCAGGTCGTTGGTGCCGAACGAAAAGAACTCGGCCTCGAGCGCGATTTTCTCGGCCGTCAGCGCCGCCCGGGGGATTTCTATCATCGTTCCGACCTTGTAATGGACCCGGATGCACTGCTCTTTCATTACCTGTTCGGCCACGCGGACCGCGATGGCCTTCTGGTCCTTGATTTCGTTGACGTGCCCGACTATGGGAATCATTATTTCGGGCTGGACCTTCTTGCCCTTCTTGGCCACGGCGCAGGCGGCCTCGATAATGGCCCGGACCTGCATCTCGGTTATCTCCGGATAGGTGATGCCCAGCCGGCAGCCACGGTGGCCCATCATAGGGTTGAACTCGGACAGCTCTTCGACGCGCTTGAGCAGTTTTTCCTTGGCCACGATTTCATCAGGTTCGCGGCTGCCTTCGAACTTGATGGTGGTGATTTCAACCATCAATTCCTCGCGCTTGGGCAGGAACTCGTGCAACGGCGGGTCTATCATCCGGATGGTCACCGGATAGCCCTTCATTATGTCAAAGAGCCTGAAGAAATCGTCTCTTTGCAGTGGCAAAAGCTTGTTCAGCGCTTTGCGGCGGAGTTCTTCGGTTTCAGCCAGAATCATTTCCTGGACAATGGGCAGGCGGTCCGGCGCGAAGAACATATGTTCGGTTCGGCACAGGCCGATGCCCATGGCGCCGAATTTTATGGCCATATCGGCGTCGCGCGGGATGTCGGCGTTGGCTTCGACGCCCAGCGTGCGGAACTTGTCG
It includes:
- a CDS encoding DUF3999 family protein, with protein sequence MLKHTTLKKISLICLMLVAGWAMAEFNVKDWQYCKPVENPGGGAAGYAGITVDREIFAGAKSDLSDLRIINNQFQETPYKVFVNAQSAQETDVLANMFNRSFVPAEQTVFTMDLGQDITQRRNNSLRIETKEQNFRNRVELRASNDQQTWYMLRNDCYIFDFTTNDYKSAYTAMEYPENDYRYIKVSIMGQGPNPFDVSRATVHRKLSKDAEEYYLADIKIISRTANSVLKAGELIVDTGSIGQPNYRMELKPTGENYHRRVEVLGADELVPPAPKDKRTPPQTEVYWNSLGSGYIYDFNTAQLITRQGKLGYRENGYRYLKVLVYNYDDRPLEFPDGSVKVAGAVRRIVFDCKTGAGYTIYYGNNWALRPVYDIEKLLPYMGAVRLNELSLGKEAKNARYLNLPPERPWSERNAVLMWVVVIVAILVMGYAIVKWSKSIKPEEQ
- a CDS encoding DUF2339 domain-containing protein, with amino-acid sequence MADKPFDENLSHRIDELAERLARIEKQLGIEKAPEPAEQAQVETVVAKVMESQPTTVTAEPKPAGDSIETKIGMKYANWIGIFALIIGAGFFLKYAFDNKWIGETGRVVLGIIGGLGLITIGHFAVLRKFRGPAFGLMGGGLAILYLSVFAAFSFYGLIGQRPAFGFMILVTLIGIILSVRYSAAPIAVLALIGGFLTPIMLSTGIDNQIALFSYIAILDIGILATAYFKRWKFLDYLAFFFTIGLFIGWAAQHYHIEKLPRTELFMSLFFLIFAFLSFFYNIVNRKKTGFGDLFLLIFVPFLYYGASLGLLWSDYEAYMGIFTLLMTGVYMGLGRLAQMRNKEDKYLVLILLGIALTFLTLVVPIQLSHKWITIAWVVEAVGLVWIGFQTGSWATRVGGILILVFLVFIRLAGYESMNVNAVGFMAIINERFITFLIALAGYLGAAYIYMRRAPARTERNVMVPLLLVLSVGLGFWMMTMETVAWYRYCGKVLPESMMLRTLSVEWAVYALALLVIGIARKSALVRWLSFVMFGVTIVKVFLFDMAGLEPIYRITSFMILGIILVGVSFLYQKFYKRLQN
- a CDS encoding DUF502 domain-containing protein — encoded protein: MKKMLGYFIKGLLFIVPIAATVYVLYLVFNWVDGLLHIPLPGVGFVATILLVTAVGYLLSGIFAGSILNLIDRAFKHIPLIKLIYTSIKDLTGAFTGEKKMFDRPVLVSLSSESSVRVLGFITRDDLAELGLSASRPTGQAGLDLKDHVAVYVPQAYNFAGNLIIVCKDQVTPINKNGPEVMKFIVSAGISGSSADAK